Genomic window (Aurantimicrobium sp. INA4):
AATCTCTCACATCAGACCCGGTGACCGTAATGCCGTTCGCCAGAAAGAGGCGAGCAATGCCGCTCATTCCCGAGCCACCGATGCCCACCATATGCACGGTCCCCAAATCCTCAGGGGCGACAACAGTGGGGTCAGGCTTAATCACGGGGCACTCTTTCGATCACACACGCGAAAAACGCGCTGACTACCGTTATAACGCAGAAAGCTGGGCCTAAGCCGATGACAGGGCGGCATCGATGAGATTGATCATGCGCGCAGTCCCGTCTCGCATACCCACGCGGGCTGAAGCATCAGCCATCAGCCCTAAACGTGCTTCATCCCGCATCAAGGGCACAAGGTTCTTCGCTATCCACTCTGGAGTGAATTTCTCATCCTCAACGAGAATTCCTCCACCGGCGCGAACGACACCCGCGGCGTTAAACTTCTGCTCCCCATTACCGACCGGATATGGCACATACACCGCTGGTATGCCCAAGGCAGAAAGTTCAGAGACAGTTGCAGAACCGGCCCGAGAAACAACAAGTTGCGCCACGGCTAGGGCAAGATCCATTCGGTCGCAGTAGTCCACAACGACATAACCAGGAATCTGTGGCAGAGCCTCAGGCTTGTTTTGGCCAACAATGTGGAGCACCTGATAGCCCGCATCCATGAGCTGCTGAGCAGAGGCGGCAATGGAAGTGTTGATAGACCTCGCCCCCAGTGAACCACTGGTGACAACCAGCACAGGACGGTGATGCTCCAAGCCAAAAAAAGCGAGTGCTGCCGGCCGCTGAGCTGGAATATCTAACGTCTCAATTTCCTTACGCAAAGGAGTCCCCACCGTCACAGCATGAGGCAGTGGAGTTCCCTCAAAGGTCACGCCTACAAAGCGAGTGGACCTGGCACCCCAACGGTTGGCCAGACCCGGCTTGGCATTTGCTTCATGAATGACGTAGGGGGTGCGAGTCTTCTTCGCTGCAGAATACGCAGGAGCGGCGGCATAGCCTCCCACCCCAATAACAACATCAACCTTGCGGTGGGCGATTAGGTCAACGACTGTGGCTACAGCTTTGGGCCAACCAGCGAGAAATGTCCGAGAACTCGAGAGGAAATGACGAGCACGTGGAAAAGGGATTCGTGGAATCGTAATGAGCTCATACCCTCGAGCCGGAACAAGCTGTGCTTCTAACCCCTCTGCCGTTCCCACACAAATGATGGTGGCTTCTGGATCACGAGCTGTGAGCGCATCGGCAATCGCAAGCATCGGGTTCACATGCCCTGCGGTTCCGCCCCCAGCAAGAAGATATGTGGTCATCGGCGACGCCCCAAAGGCTTTTTGATGGGTTTTTCTTCCTTGGTGAATGACAACACAACACCAATTGCAAGCAACGTCATAACCAATGCAGAACCGCCCGAACTAAGCAAAGGAAGCGGCACTCCCAGAACCGGAAGCAGTCCAACTACAACACCAATGTTGACGAATGCCTGGCCGACAATCCAGATCATAATTCCGCCGGTAGTGATTCGAACAAGCGGGTCTTTCGCACTGCGAATAATGCGCGTGAATGTCACTGCCATCACTACAAACAACACAATGATGAGCAAAGCACCAATAAGTCCCAGTTCTTCACCAATGATGGCAAAAATGTAGTCATTATCAGCTGCGGGAAGCCACGACCATTTTGCTTTGGACTGGCCAAGGCCCACCCCAAAAATCCCACCGTTAGCTAGAGCCCATTTACCGTGTAAAGGCTGCCAGCAGGCATTGGTGTAATCCGTGCAGTTCTCACTCAGGAAGGACATGATTCGGTTCATGCGGTTAGGGCTCGTGACAACGTAAAACGCCACCACAGCAGACACCGCAACTGTTGGGAGGACAATTACCCGATCTGCCACACCTGAGAAGGCAATACACCCCATGATGATGGCGAAGATGATGATTGTTGTTCCCAAGTCACCACCGAGCAAAACAAGGAATGCAACGCCATATACCGGGAAAATCGAAAGGAAGATGCGGAAGCTGTAGGGGCCAACACGGTTGATAATTTCTGGAAGATTAACTCCCAGCCATATCGCAACGGTCAGTTTAATAAGTTCTGAGGGCTGGACCTGAATTCCGAGATCAACCCAGTTTCGGTTTCCACCGGATTCAACACCCAAGGGCGTGAAAACCAGCAACTGCAGAGCACCCGAAGCAATCAATGCAATGAGCGCCCACCTGCGATAGATCTCAAGCGGGAATCGGCTGACAAAAAGCATCAAGGGTATCGCGATGATTGCAGAACCAGCTTGTTTGAAGAAGCTGCCAAAGAACCCACCCTCAGAGAGGAAAGAATCCACCGCTGATGCCGAGAGCACCATGATCAAACCGATGAGGACCGTCAGAAGTGTTACGCCGGCAAGCCAGTAAAAGTTAGGTGACTCAGCTCTGAATTGTTGACCTAAGTTGAACCGAGTTGCCAATAGACCTTTGGCCGCAGGGGCAGATTGCTGCGGGTTCTGCCTGGGTCGAACTGGCGCAGAAGCAGGCCTTCGGCCCTGCGGGTTAGTTCGAGGCGGATTCGCCATCCGCCTCACCTCCCAGGTTTGCTTTCACGGCCTCGGCGAACATTCGTCCCCGTTCGGCATAATCCGTAAATTGGTCCATCGAAGCTGCAGCAGGAGCCAAAAGGACAACATCACCCGATTGTGCAAGTTCTGCGGCTAAGGTCACAGCCGTAACCATGACATCACTAGTGTCCGCTGACTCCACCTCGCGAACGCTCACCCCGGGCGCGTGTCGCTCGAATGCTGAGATAACCTCAGATCGGTCAACCCCAATAACAACCGCACCGCGCAAGCGATCAGCATGTTGAGCCACAAGCTCATCAATATTGACGCCTTTGAGCAATCCACCAACAATCCAGACAATGGAGTTGTTTGCCGCCAGCGATGCCGAAGCCGCGTGAGGATTAGTTGCTTTGGAATCATCAATCCAGGTAATGCCGTCTTGGACGGCAACAACTTCAATCCGGTGAGCATCCAGACGAAAGTTCTTGAGAGCTTCTGAAATAGCCTCAACAGGGACGCCGAAAGACCTTGCTAAGGCACTGGCAGCTAACACGTTGGCCACAATGTGTGGCGAGCCCAAACCACGCTCTTCAAGCTCTGAGACGGTAGTGATTTCTAATGCAGTGTTGTGTCGCTCATCTAAGAATGCTCGGTCACACAAAATTCCATCCACGATGCCAAAATCACTGCGGCCTGGTGCTCCGAGATCGAAACCGATAGCCCGTGCGCCCTCTTGAACATCTGCGTTTTCAACCATGCGCTCGGTCTGACGGTCTGCTTTGTTGTAGACACAGGCAACCTGTGTTCCCTCAAAAATGCGGGCTTTAGCTGCTACATAGGCTTCTAGTGAGCCATGCCAATCTAAATGATCATCAGCGATGTTCAATACTGCAGCGGCATAAGGGTGGACGTTTTGCATCCAGTGAAGTTGATAACTGGAAAGCTCAACAACGAAGACGTCAAAACCTTGTGGGTCTCGGACGGCATCCAGTACCGGAACACCAATATTGCCGCAGGGAGCAACGCGATATCCGGCTGTGGCCAGCATTGCGGCAGTGAGTTGGACGGTCGTCGTTTTTCCGTTGGTTCCCGTAACGGCAATCCATGGTGCGGGAGTGCCAACTTTATCCCTGACGCGCCACGCCAATTCGATATCTCCCCAGATAGGGATATTTCGGGCAGAGGCCCACTGCAAAATTGGGTGGTCTGGATGATACCCAGGTGAGACCACAATGAGCTCAGGGGCAAACTCTCTAAGTTCTTCTGGAACAGTGCCATCAACAGGCTCATGGACAAATGTTCCACCGATTACTTCAAGCATTTTCAGGCGAAGTTCATCAGCCTGCTGTGCAGTAACCAAGACCTGAGCACCCAGTTCAGACAGTGTGTCCGCCACAGAAAAACCGGTCACGCCCAGGCCTAAAACTGTCACGCGTAATCCAGCCCAGTTGGCGTGCCAGCTTGTGAGCTGAGAGAGATCCCGTTGTTCAGACATCACGAAAGGCTTTATTGGGTCAACCACTCGAGGTAGAACATACCAACCCCAGTAATCACAAACAGAGCTGAAATAATCCAGAACCGAACAACGACGGTAACTTCAGGCCAGCCCTTGAGCTCGAAATGATGATGGATGGGCGACATCAAGAAGATGCGCTTTCCTCTGGTGAGCTTGAAGTATCCCCGTTGGACAATCACCGAGCCTGTGTCAATGACAAAAAGACCAGCAAGGATAACCAAGAGGAGTTCGGTTTGGCTGAGGATAGCCAAAGCGGCCAAAGCACCACCCAGTGCCATGGACCCGGTGTCTCCGAGGAAGATTTGTGCGGGAGAGGTGTTCCACCACAAGAATCCAATCAAACCTCCAACAATTGCCGCGGCAACAATGGCCAGGTCGAGAGGATCACGGACGTCATAACACTTATATGCAACCTGAGGGTCAAGTCGCGACGAGAAACATGACTGGTTTTGCTGCCAGAAGTTCATGATCACAAAGGAACCGATAGTGAAGATAGATGCACCGGTAGCTAAGCCGTCCAAACCATCTGTGAGGTTCACAGCATTTGATGTGCTGGTCACGATCAAAATGATCCAGACCAAGAAAGCAAACAAGCCCAGGCCAGCACCCAGCGCAGCAAAATCAAGATTTGTATCACGAATAAACGAGATGCTCATGGATGCTGGGGTAATGCCATTTTCGTCAGGGAAATTAATGGCGAGCAGGGCAAAAATGACGGCAACGATAATTTGGCCCACCACTTTAGGCCAGCCGCTCAAACCAAGTGAGCGACGCTTGTGAGTTTTGATGAAGTCATCGATAAATCCGACAAGTCCCAAACCTGTCATGAGAAACAGAACCAAAATGGCGGGAAGCTCAACACTGTGACCGGTGAGAGGTGTTGCTATGAAGTAGGAAACAAGAACACCAACGATGACGACAATGCCGCCCATCGTGGGGGTACCCTTTTTGGCGTGGTGCGCATCCGGGCCACCATCGCTAATGAACTGGCCCCACCCAATTCTGCGAAACAGTCGAATAAACACCGGCGTCATGAGCAGGGTGAAGATGAGTGAGAGTGCGCCGGCTAGAAGTAGGGTACTCACGCGTAGGCCTCTCCTAGTCGATCTCCTAAGAACCGGAGCTTCGCCGAGTTAGACGATTTCACCAGAACTATGTCTCCTGCGCGAAGCAGGCTCGATAGGTAATCGTAGGCCTCATCAGGGGTTGAGAAGAACTTCGACTCACCATCCCACGAACCCTCGTTGATGGCAGAAATATGAAGTCTGCGAGCACCATCCCCAACAACGACGAGTTGATCAATACCTAAACGAACAATAAGGAGGGCAAGTTTGTCCTGTTCTTCACCAGAAAACTCTCCCAATTCGGCCATTTCACCCAGCACAGCGATGGTGCGGTTGTCGTCCGTTGCGATCTGTCGCAAGGTCTTTATTGCTGCTGCCATCGAATCTGGACTGGCGTTATAGGCATCGTTGATGATGACAACGTCATCATTCCCAAGAATTTGCATTCTCCAACGTTCAGCTTGGGTTACTGACTCGAGACTTGTCGCGATGTACTCCAGGGAGAACCCTAATTCCACACCGACAGCAGCTGCCGCTGCAGCATTCATCACGTGGTGCTCTCCGAGGACAGAAAATGAAACGTGAGAACGTTCTCCCGAACTCAGGCACAGATCG
Coding sequences:
- a CDS encoding UDP-N-acetylglucosamine--N-acetylmuramyl-(pentapeptide) pyrophosphoryl-undecaprenol N-acetylglucosamine transferase; the encoded protein is MTTYLLAGGGTAGHVNPMLAIADALTARDPEATIICVGTAEGLEAQLVPARGYELITIPRIPFPRARHFLSSSRTFLAGWPKAVATVVDLIAHRKVDVVIGVGGYAAAPAYSAAKKTRTPYVIHEANAKPGLANRWGARSTRFVGVTFEGTPLPHAVTVGTPLRKEIETLDIPAQRPAALAFFGLEHHRPVLVVTSGSLGARSINTSIAASAQQLMDAGYQVLHIVGQNKPEALPQIPGYVVVDYCDRMDLALAVAQLVVSRAGSATVSELSALGIPAVYVPYPVGNGEQKFNAAGVVRAGGGILVEDEKFTPEWIAKNLVPLMRDEARLGLMADASARVGMRDGTARMINLIDAALSSA
- a CDS encoding putative peptidoglycan glycosyltransferase FtsW, translated to MANPPRTNPQGRRPASAPVRPRQNPQQSAPAAKGLLATRFNLGQQFRAESPNFYWLAGVTLLTVLIGLIMVLSASAVDSFLSEGGFFGSFFKQAGSAIIAIPLMLFVSRFPLEIYRRWALIALIASGALQLLVFTPLGVESGGNRNWVDLGIQVQPSELIKLTVAIWLGVNLPEIINRVGPYSFRIFLSIFPVYGVAFLVLLGGDLGTTIIIFAIIMGCIAFSGVADRVIVLPTVAVSAVVAFYVVTSPNRMNRIMSFLSENCTDYTNACWQPLHGKWALANGGIFGVGLGQSKAKWSWLPAADNDYIFAIIGEELGLIGALLIIVLFVVMAVTFTRIIRSAKDPLVRITTGGIMIWIVGQAFVNIGVVVGLLPVLGVPLPLLSSGGSALVMTLLAIGVVLSFTKEEKPIKKPLGRRR
- the murD gene encoding UDP-N-acetylmuramoyl-L-alanine--D-glutamate ligase, which encodes MSEQRDLSQLTSWHANWAGLRVTVLGLGVTGFSVADTLSELGAQVLVTAQQADELRLKMLEVIGGTFVHEPVDGTVPEELREFAPELIVVSPGYHPDHPILQWASARNIPIWGDIELAWRVRDKVGTPAPWIAVTGTNGKTTTVQLTAAMLATAGYRVAPCGNIGVPVLDAVRDPQGFDVFVVELSSYQLHWMQNVHPYAAAVLNIADDHLDWHGSLEAYVAAKARIFEGTQVACVYNKADRQTERMVENADVQEGARAIGFDLGAPGRSDFGIVDGILCDRAFLDERHNTALEITTVSELEERGLGSPHIVANVLAASALARSFGVPVEAISEALKNFRLDAHRIEVVAVQDGITWIDDSKATNPHAASASLAANNSIVWIVGGLLKGVNIDELVAQHADRLRGAVVIGVDRSEVISAFERHAPGVSVREVESADTSDVMVTAVTLAAELAQSGDVVLLAPAAASMDQFTDYAERGRMFAEAVKANLGGEADGESASN
- the mraY gene encoding phospho-N-acetylmuramoyl-pentapeptide-transferase, whose amino-acid sequence is MSTLLLAGALSLIFTLLMTPVFIRLFRRIGWGQFISDGGPDAHHAKKGTPTMGGIVVIVGVLVSYFIATPLTGHSVELPAILVLFLMTGLGLVGFIDDFIKTHKRRSLGLSGWPKVVGQIIVAVIFALLAINFPDENGITPASMSISFIRDTNLDFAALGAGLGLFAFLVWIILIVTSTSNAVNLTDGLDGLATGASIFTIGSFVIMNFWQQNQSCFSSRLDPQVAYKCYDVRDPLDLAIVAAAIVGGLIGFLWWNTSPAQIFLGDTGSMALGGALAALAILSQTELLLVILAGLFVIDTGSVIVQRGYFKLTRGKRIFLMSPIHHHFELKGWPEVTVVVRFWIISALFVITGVGMFYLEWLTQ